Within Haematobia irritans isolate KBUSLIRL chromosome 2, ASM5000362v1, whole genome shotgun sequence, the genomic segment tGTCATCATTTTCTGGCACACTTACaatagatgttaatgattcttctaaaactcaaacaaaaatggttcttataaatccagaatctgatatagtcttcacaggtaaaatctttaaactttgggaagtgtactggttgaaatgctctgcttgggagaatatctgtcatcaaacccccctgaaatttgatagaaaaccataatatttgattaatggtggtgggtatttaagattcggtccggctaCATAAGATTataatggagggtacataaaattcggcctagcCTTAGTGTTGTTAAGTGAACAATTCTGACGCCCGAAAATATGCAGAGAAAACTTTCTGTATTAGGTAAACTGAGTTCTGTTAATTTCGATTAATTAATTTACGATGAAACGGAGAAAAGTGATTGTTGGGTTTGGTTAGAAGTTATATCTAATTTAAAACAagcaagtaaagtagaaagtcgggcggggccgtctatatcataccctaaaccacccttactgaattagtaatcattagcatttgtggggtatcattgatataggtctgggagataaaccgcagttgcatatttaagaaaattaaggtgtacatgtttatgggtgctgggggtgttgccagggaaaatgttcggtttaccctacaaggacaaaaaagttccctactttcccatacattcccaaacaattttcccaacaatatttttcgttaaatttaaacaaattttacaaaacaaaaatgattctaaatactttattatcttaaaacatgaaaatggaaCGTacataacctagaaaataaatttgtattagcaCCACGGTTGCCTCAGTTGGTAGAAACctaccaaaaaatttatttttggtaaatctctatagaaaaacaaaattggaaacagtttctataaacaatttttttttgagaaatttttctatagaaataaaattttgataataaattctatagaaataacattttgagaaaaaattacatagaaataaaattttgagaaaattttttatagaattattatTTTAGCCGTAAgtgttcggcaaggccgaagcttatgtaccctccaccatggattgcgtagaaacttcttctaaacactgccatccacaatcgaattacttaagttgcggtaacgcttgccgatggcaaggtatcttaaaacctcctaacgccGTCTTCAAaactgtatgtaagtccatatatactaaatcaaaaaagatcaatcaaatacgtatacaattcagtttgacaaaattttctatagacataaaatttttacaaaattttctatagaaataatattttaacaaaatttcctatagaaaaattatagaaattttacaaaaaaagtttatagaaataaaattttgacaaaattttctttagaaataaaattttgacaaaatttcctacagaaataaaattttttgtttttgacgaagtcaaccgaaatattggaaataaaaataaaagaaaaacatcatatctacgttttttaatcgacctatagccgaaactatgaaaaataattcttaaaaataaaattttaacaaaattttctatagaagtaaaattttaacaaaaattttctatagaaataaaattttaacaaaattttctttagaaataaaattttgacaaaattttctatagatataatattttgacaaaattttctatagaaataaaattttggtagattatttttggctcgagtggcaaccatgtatataattatggaccgatgtggaccaatttttgcatggttattagagaccatataccaacatcatgtaccaaatttcagccggatcggatgaaatttgcttctttttgaggctccgcaagccaaatctggggatcggtttatatggcggctatatataattatggaccgatgtgaaccaatttttgcgtggtttttagagactatataccaacaccatgtaccaaatttcagtcggatcggatgaaatttgcttctctttgaggctccgcaagcaaatctggggatcggtttatatgggggctagatataattatggaccgatgtggaccaatttttgcacgattgttagagaccatataccaacaccatgtacctaatttcagcaaaatcggatgaaatttgcttctctttcaggcttcgcaagccaaatctggggatcggtttatatgaggctatatataattatggaccgatgtggaccaatttttgcatggttgttagagaccatataccaacatcatgcaccaaatttcagccggatcggatgaaatatgcttctgttagaggctccacaagccaaatctgagggtccctttatatgggggctatacgtaaaagtggacccatatggcccacttacaataccatctgacctacatcactaacaactacttgtgccaagtttcaagtcgatagcttgtttcgttcggaagttagcgtgatttcaacagacggacggacggacatgcttagatcgactgagaatttcaccacgacccagaatatatatactttatggggtcttagagcaatatttcgatgtgttacaaacggaatgacaaagttaatatacccccattctatggtggagggtataaaaaaataattatgtataataaattttcttaaaattttcaaaaaaaatttacttattatTGTGAAATTTGCATGATATCTGCGTTTGTGATACagtatagttaattttttctacatttaacgaaaattttccatcCTAGTGGGttaactgttttttcagtgtaaaaacgTCATGAAAAAAAGATGGCTAGCAATAAATTCAAATGTCTCAGTCAAATGGCTTTCGGTAATAGAAAGGAGAATTGAGATTAACCATGCTTCGTATTTGACATCGTATAATAGAAGATTCGTGGAAATAATACTTTAATATAATACAAGTATATGATCTTTTGTTACTATTATTAGGGTGTCTTATAAATATGACACCTAAGTAATTTAGATAATGTTGATGGTATTAAGTGtctgaaaaatttgtgatagagaTTCGCGTCCGCTGAACTCCCTTTGGTAGAAAGCCAATGCATTTTGGATTTTGCTATAAAATGAATTCAATTTTGTACTCTCACATCAGCAAGCAAGAATAAGTGAATTAAAATGGTTCTTCTACGTGGTTCCTTTTCTGTCATTGGAATTTTGTCCATTATATTCGTTACTATATGGAGTGCTCCTTTGGATTATCCCAATGATGAGGAGTTTGATACAGAACCAGCTGACGATTTTTTGTCGGACGATATGATTCTTCCTTTAACCAGAAGCGGAACAATAAATCCTGCCGCTCTATGGCCCGGTGGCATCGTGTATTACAACATATCGAGTGTGTTTGGTAAGATATGTTCtattaatgtgtttttttttagcagGATAATCAATGGTGAAGGATAAATTCAGGCTAATTCGGGCAATCCTATATATAAACCCTTACTGTGTATTGCATCCTGGTAAAGTAAATCTTTCAAACCTTCACCGTAATGAGAAATGCCCTTCGGaacagagaacggctgcgatctatcgcaaccgaccagtgtatttagtaagcaccaatatttgcaatcttaaaacaccaattggtaaaaaaaaaatttcaaccaccaatatccaatgcaaccgacgactgtcggtgtttgttagtatgagtgttggtctctcgaaaacaccgtagtaaagcaatcacacaaattggttacccatatctgAGCAGTTTGATATTCGCTTATTTgatactctctcaattctcttgagctaatgccaactgctggtaattgttgttgttgcgtgcaatcacacttatgtgtcacactcgttttttgtttaccgtgCGTTGTTAcgctgtcgattggtttaatattgcaagacactgcatatgaacattgttatatactggtggtgtttttattctcgcatttgtatcattgtaaaagatcgcatgggaattggtgtcttactcactgccaccgacattttgtgggtaagattgcaatacgaaaccagtaaggaaagtcaaaagtcgggcggggccgactatattataccctgcaccactttgtagatctaaattttcgataccatatcacatccgtcaaatgtgttgggggctatatataaaggtttgtcccaaatacatacatttaaatatcactcaatctggaagaatttgataaacttctacaaaatctatagactcaaaatttaagtcggctaatgcactagggtggaacacaatgttagtaaaaaaaaatatgggaaacatttaaatctgaagcaattttaaggaaactttgcaaaagtttatttatgatttatcgctcgacatatatgtattagaagtttaggaaaattagagtcatttttacaactttgcgactaggcagtggcgattttacaaggaaattgttggtattttgaccatttttgtcgaaatcagaaaaacatatatatgggagctatatctaaatctgaaccgatttcaaccaaatttggcacgcatagctgcaatgctaatcctactccctgtgcaatatttcaactaaatcggagttaaaaattggcctctgtggtcatatgagtgtaaatcgggcgaaagctatatatgggagatatatctaaatctgaaccgatttcaaccaaatttggcacgcatagctacaatgctaattctactccctgtgcaaaatttcaactaaatcgcagcaaaaaattggcctctgtggtcatatgagtgtaaatcgggcgaaagctatatatgggagatatatccaaatctgaaccgatttcaaacaaatttggcacgcatagctacaatgctaattctactccctgtgcaaaatttcaactaaatcggagttaaaaattggcctctgtggtcatatgagtgtaaatcgggcgaaagctatatatgggagatatatccaaatttgaaccgatttcaaccaaatttggcacgcatagttacaatgctaattctactccctgtgcaaaatttcaaccaaatcggagttaaaaattggcctctttgggcaaatgagtgtaaatcgggcgaaagctatatatgacagctatatctaaatctgaaccgatttggctggtattttgcaagttttttgagatccataaaatattcggatgtacggaatttgaggaagatcggttgatatacacgccaattatgaccagatcggcgaaaaatatatatggcagctaaatctgaaccgattttttccaaaatcaatagggatcgtctttgagccgaaacaggaccctataccaaattttaggacaatcggactaaaactgcgagctgtactttgcacacaaaaatacatcaacagacagacagacagacagacagacggacagacagacggacagacagacggacagacagacggacagacagacagacggacatcgctaaatcgactcagaatttaattctaagccgatccgtatactaaaaggttggtctatgattactccttcttggcgttacatacaaatgcacaaacttattataccctgtaccacagtagtggtgaagggtataaaaagccaccggttgcagttctctgtcCATTGTCATTGTAATGGTAAtgagaaaagtttatttatttttctacagACTTCCGTAGACTACGGTGATACCAAACCTCTACTAGAATGGAAAactcaatttcaatgaaaatcaaaGATTTCACTAACTTCTAAATGACATTTCCATTTCTTAGTCTTTgcgatttgtataccctccaccatagggtatactagctttgtcattccatgtgtaacacatcgaaatattggtgtcAGTATATACACTATTCTGCGTCGTGTTGAAGTTTTGAGtccatctagcgatgtccgcccGTTCGTCTGTCcaactgtccgtccgtctgtggacatcacgctaactaccgaacgaaacaagctatcgccttgaaacttggtataagTAGTTGTTGTAGATAtagatcggatgatattgcaaatgggccatgttgAATCATTGTTAGGTatagcccaaaaaaaaaaaaaacaaaaattgttccatatcggtccataagtatatataagccccatataaaccgaaccccaaatGTGACCATCGGAGACTCCTGGAagagcaaatctcatccgaaaTTCGCTACGTAATATCAGTATATACCCTctaatttctatgcaaaaatttatccatatccatTCATAACTATATAGGCCCCCACTGAACGCCAAATTTTATcaccgcagcctcttggaaggacacactgaaaaaaaaagcatgcacggttccaaagattttgtgtttACATTAATGATTTTAGTATTGGTTTCGAGCCAAACAAACGGAgatttgaagtaaggatacttttaagacagaattctcttttaaatttaatggcgttttcgattcgcaaaaaatatgttgccatgTTGTTACCCTACTTTTTACCTTATTGCATTTTCGACCAAATGATagcgtcattccaaagttatttttAATTCCCAATATTGTGAGAGGTACAGTATCCAAAATCTatcacagtgtccttcatattttgctatcaatttcgagaatgttgcaccctatttcccaatcgaaatcgccataaatttttgggtgataGACGTTAGTAAAATTTCCTACGCAATCctttggtggaaggtacataagattttttgttaaaagttcCACTGGCAAAAGATgcgtaattgatttttataccctccacaataggatgggggtatattaactttgtcattccgtttgtaacacatcgaaatattgctctaagaccccataaagtatatatattctgggtcgtggtgaaattctgagtcgatctgagcatcccgtccgcccgtccgtccgtccgtccatctgttgaaatcacgctaacttccgaacgaaacaagctatcgacttggaacttggcacaagtagttgttattgatgtaggtcggatggtattgcaaatgggccatatcggtccacttttacgtatagtccccatataaacggacccccaaatttggcttgcggagcctctaagagaagcatatgaaatttggtacatggtgttagtatatggtatctaacaactatgcaaaaattggtccacatcggtcaataattatatatagcccccatataagccgattcccCCATTTGTCTTACAGagcctccgatccggctgaaatttggtacatggtgttagtagatggtctctaatgaccatgcaacaattggtccacatcggtgcatacatatatatagccccatataaaccgatcaccaaatttgacctccggagcctcttggaagaccaaaattcatctgattcagttgatatttggtacgtggttttaatatatggcctcaaacacacaCGCAACAAtatgtcgaaatcggttcataattatatatagcccccatataaaccgatccccagatttgacctccggagccccttggaagagcaaaattcatccgattcggttgaaatttggaactcgatgttagtatatggtatccaacaaccatgcaggaattggttcatatcagtccataattatatatagtccccacataaaccgatccccatagttgacctccggtgccttttggtgaaacaaaattcatccgatctgattgaaatttggtacgtggttttactatatgatatttaataaccaaaaatggtccatatcagtccataatcatatatagcccccatataaaccgatcccgagatttggttttggaacctcttggaggagcaaatttcatccaggtcagttgaaatttggtacattgtgctagtatatggccgttaacaaccatgcctaactaggtccatatcggtctatagttatatatagccctcagataaatcgatccccaatcacacaaaaattggtccatatcaagttcataattgtgtatagcccccatataagcgatctccctacgtaccgtatttgtagacttacctatttatacataccttttttgtctaatatataccacgtatggactaactcacaatttagaaaacgatttaagatatcacaatccaagtaattcgattgtggatgacagtctttcgtagaagtttctacgcaattcatggtggagggtacataagattcggcttggccgaacttacggccatatatacttgtcaaaaattaatccaattgaaggataacaaaaaattaattttttgtatttttattttttttttaaaaaaaaaatcccatttgCTGCAAATatcttaatgaaatttaaatttttttaatttttaaaatactttCAATTCAACGGTAAAAAGAACTGACAAATAGGATTTTCTACCTTACCATTAGCCTGTATATTATGGTTAGATCAGCTGTTAGAATATGCATTCAAAAAATAGtcaaattcataattattttattttcagattCATTGTTCGTGAATAATATTACGACAGCCATGAATATAGTGGAATCGGCTTCCTGTATCCGATTTGTTGAAGCAAATGAAACAACCGCTGACTTTGTGAATATTGTTTCCGAAGTAACTGGTTGCAGTTCTAGAGTTGGTCGTGGCGGTGGAGCCCAAAGGTTAAATTTGTATACTGGAGCACCGCACTGTAATAAGGTTTTTGTCATTGTACATGAACTTTTTCATGCTTTGGGATTCTTTCACGAACACATGTCATACGATCGTGATGATTACGTCACTATcaattgggaaaatatcactccAGGACAAGAATTCAATTTCCGAAAACTAGATAATAACACAGTAAGCCATTATGGTTTTGGCTATGATTATAAAAGTATCATGCACGTTGGAAAGAAAGCATCCTCGGTCAATAATCAGCCAACAATAACGACACATGATAGTAGTGCTACCATTGGTCAACGAGTTGAATTAAGTAAACCAGATGTTGAAAAATTGAATACCATGTATAATTGTCCGATGGAGTCTACAACCACAGTAGAGCCTTAGGGTCTAGCAGAGAGAACATTTATATGATTATGTTTTTATTAATGATTTGTGAATACAACATCcaaattctttatattaaatattctaAATAAGGAAcagttgaaaaacaaaaatacatttgATTTTACTAAAAGTCTTTAAAtcataagaaaataaacaaaatcttaCAATATCATTAAGTTTTATTGCAATTATGTAGAGGAAAAAGCACCAGCATTAGGATATGGCAAAAAGGGTTtaagttttttggaattttctaaTAAAGCTACGAATtcccaacccagcaaaaaaagcgtcaccaaaaaagtactgaaaatgttctttttggattcggaagtggtgcaaaattggcgctgaagctatgaatttaacataggtttgtcataggacggatgtccaccaattAAACAtaatataaatacataattaaatatacataattaaaacaagtaaggaaaatctaaagtcgggcggggccgactatattataccctgcactactttgtagatctaacttttcgata encodes:
- the LOC142227257 gene encoding zinc metalloproteinase nas-15-like, whose product is MVLLRGSFSVIGILSIIFVTIWSAPLDYPNDEEFDTEPADDFLSDDMILPLTRSGTINPAALWPGGIVYYNISSVFDSLFVNNITTAMNIVESASCIRFVEANETTADFVNIVSEVTGCSSRVGRGGGAQRLNLYTGAPHCNKVFVIVHELFHALGFFHEHMSYDRDDYVTINWENITPGQEFNFRKLDNNTVSHYGFGYDYKSIMHVGKKASSVNNQPTITTHDSSATIGQRVELSKPDVEKLNTMYNCPMESTTTVEP